From one Trifolium pratense cultivar HEN17-A07 linkage group LG1, ARS_RC_1.1, whole genome shotgun sequence genomic stretch:
- the LOC123907859 gene encoding dolichyl-diphosphooligosaccharide--protein glycosyltransferase subunit 2-like isoform X1, whose translation MATTAVGAAFLLLLLLPFSISIPQPISDSHRSAASNLFNQISPSLEDAYEALRVFEILAIEKKPLDTADTCKKVLENLGSSSPLKDVFYALKVNGILKCNIDGTIFKDIASRLKATLHDASTLLDIYYSVGSLVLIKDQASDVDVLLTDANGIFHSIKALSQSDGRWRYSSDNPESSTYASGLALEGLSGVISLASSEIDQSKVSIVKNGIVKLFDSIEKYDDGAFYFDEKFVRGSEPQGSLSTTSSVVRGVNAFAAVTSGKINLPGDTILGLAKFFLSIGIPGDAKDFFNQVESLSFLDSNRISIPLILSLPETVYSLTKKGQFKVKVSTVFGSAAPPLTVKLVRAFSTGAKDSAIIDSKELQYNQESGFHFLDSFPKNVDVGTYVFVLEIVLHDSESENVYATGGQIHVPIYVIGVIKVGNAEIAVLDSDLGNVETHNTLDLSGNDIVSLSANHLQKLRLSFQLETPNGRVFKPHQAFLKLHHETKIEHIFLVGNTGKKFEIIFDFLGLVEKLFYLSGKYDIELTVGDAVMVSCTTYYFKVTCSSLILLYRNLNKNILFQENSFSRLLGHVELDLPEAPEKAARPPLPPVDPYSRYGPNAEINHIFRAPEKRPPQKLSLVFLGLILLPFIGFLVGLLRLGVNLKNFPGSTVPATFATLFHLGLAAVLLLYVLFWLKLDLFTTLKTLGLLGVFTMFFGHRILSYLALTSTKLKSA comes from the exons ATGGCCACAACCGCAGTAGGAGCAGCATTTCTCCTGCTGCTACTTCTCCCATTCTCCATCTCCATCCCTCAACCAATCTCCGATTCTCACCGATCCGCCGCTTCCAATCtcttcaatcaaatctctcCAAG TTTAGAAGATGCGTATGAGGCACTGAGAGTTTTTGAGATTCTCGCTATTGAGAAGAAGCCTCTTGATACCGCAGACACTTGTAAAAAAGTGTTGGAAAATCTAGGCTCTTCTTCCCCTCTTAAGGATGTGTTCTATGCGTTGAAAGTTAATGGCATATTAAAATGCAATATTGATGGCACAATTTTCAAG GATATTGCCTCAAGACTTAAAGCCACTCTCCATGATGCAAGTACTTTGCTTGACATATACTACTCAGTTGGAAGTTTGGTTCTTATAAAG GATCAGGCTTCTGATGTTGACGTTCTTCTTACTGATGCTAATGGCATTTTTCATTCAATTAAG GCTCTAAGCCAAAGTGATGGAAGATGGCGCTACAGCTCCGATAATCCAGAGTCTAGTACCTATGCTTCCG GATTAGCTCTTGAAGGTCTTTCTGGAGTGATTTCACTAGCATCTTCTGAAATTGATCAGAGTAAG GTCAGTATAGTAAAAAATGGTATTGTGAAGCTTTTTGACAGCATTGAGAAGTATG ATGATGGAGCATTTTATTTTGATGAGAAATTTGTTAGAGGATCTGAGCCTCAAGGTTCTCTTTCTACAACCTCTTCTGTTGTTCGAGGGGTTAATGCGTTTGCTGCAGTAACTTCTGGGAAAATAAAT CTTCCAGGGGATACAATATTGGGTTTAGCAAAATTTTTCCTCAGCATTGGAATCCCAGGAGATGCCAAGGACTTCTTCAATCAAGTTGAATCATTATCCTTTTTAGATAGCAACAG GATTTCCATTCCATTGATATTGTCACTTCCCGAAACAGTATATTCGTTGACCAAGAAAGGCCAGTTTAAG GTCAAGGTCAGTACGGTGTTTGGTTCAGCTGCACCTCCTCTAACAGTTAAGCTTGTTCGAGCTTTTAGCACTGGTGCAAAAGATTCAGCTATTATTGACAGCAAG GAGCTTCAGTATAACCAAGAAAGTGGATTTCATTTCTTGGATTCTTTCCCAAAAAATGTTGATGTGGGGacatatgtttttgttttggag ATTGTGCTACATGATTCTGAAAGTGAAAACGTCTATGCTACTGGAGGCCAAATTCATGTGCCAATATATGTCATCGGCGTTATTAAAGTTGGCAATGCAGAAATTGCAGTTCTGGACAGTGATCTTGGAAATGTTGAAACCCATAACAC GCTAGATTTGTCTGGAAATGATATTGTTTCACTCTCGGCAAACCACCTTCAGAAGTTGAGACTGTCTTTCCAATTAGAAACTCCTAATGGTCGTGTTTTTAAGCCTCATCAG GCATTTTTAAAGTTGCACCATGAAACTAAGATTGAACACATCTTTTTGGTTGGAAATACTGGAAAGAAGTTTGAGATAATTTTT GATTTTCTTGGCTTGGTGGAAAAACTTTTTTATCTCTCTGGCAAATATGACATTGAGCTGACTGTTGGTGATGCTGTCATGGTATCTTGCACAACTTACTACTTTAAAGTTACCTGTTCTTCTCTAATATTATTATACAGAAATctgaataaaaatattttgtttcagGAGAACTCTTTCTCACGACTTCTGGGCCATGTCGAATTAGATCTTCCAGAAGCTCCTGAGAAAGCAGCGCGTCCTCCTCTACCACCTGTTGATCCTTACTCAAGATATGGTCCCAATGCGGAGATTAACCACATATTCAGGGCTCCTGAAAAGCGACCACCCCAAAAACTTTCTCTCGTGTTTTTGGGTTTGATCCTTTTGCCATTCATTGGCTTTTTGGTCGGC TTGTTACGATTGGGAGTGAACTTGAAGAATTTCCCTGGTTCAACAGTACCTGCTACATTTGCCACCCTTTTCCATCTTGGTCTTGCTGCAGTTCTGTTGCTTTATGTGCTTTTCTGGTTGAAG CTGGACCTATTTACCACACTCAAAACACTTGGTCTTTTGGGAGTTTTTACAATGTTTTTTGGACACAGGATTCTTTCCTATCTTGCTTTAACATCGACCAAATTGAAATCTGCATGA
- the LOC123884389 gene encoding probable methyltransferase PMT3 isoform X2, with amino-acid sequence MARGRADGNPRKRLVTTVLVLFIVGGLVYLYSRNSGSSSSIEYTSKSLNTGEEESAVPKTIPVCDDRHSELIPCLDRNLIYQTRLKLDLTLMEHYERHCPMPERRYNCLIPPPPGYKIPIKWPKSRDQVWRANIPHTHLATEKSDQNWMVVKGEKIVFPGGGTHFHRGADKYIASIANMLNFPNNNINNGGRLRNVFDVGCGVASFGGYLLSSDVMAMSLAPNDVHENQIQFALERGIPAYLGVLGTLRQPYPSRSFELAHCSRCRIDWLQRDGILLLELDRLLRPGGYFVYSSPEAYAQDEEDRRIWREMSALVGRMCWKVAAKKNQTVIWVKPLTNDCYLKREPDTQPPLCSSDDDPDAVWGIKMKACISRYSDQVHKARGSGLSPWPARLTSPPPRLADFNYSSEMFEKDMDIWQQRVSNYWKLIGNKIKHDTIRNVMDMKANLGSFAAALKDKGVWVMNVVPENGPNTLKIIYDRGLLGTLHNWCEAFSTYPRTYDLLHAWTIFSDIIEKECSVQDLLIEMDRILRPKGFIIIRDKRSVVLYIKKFLPALHWDAVTKSNVEHDSDKGEDDAVLIIQKKMWLTSESVRVSEN; translated from the exons ATGGCTAGAGGAAGAGCAGATGGGAACCCAAGAAAGCGATTGGTCACAACCGTGTTGGTTTTATTCATTGTTGGTGGTTTAGTTTACCTGTATTCTCGAAATAGTGGTTCATCATCTTCCATTGAGTACACTAGTAAATCATTAAATACTGGAGAAGAGGAAAGTGCTGTACCGAAGACCATTCCC GTTTGTGATGATCGACACTCAGAGCTGATTCCCTGTCTAGACAGAAATCTCATATACCAAACAAGATTGAAGCTTGATCTGACTTTGATGGAACATTATGAGCGACACTGTCCAATGCCTGAGAGGCGTTATAATTGCTTGATTCCCCCTCCTCCAGGGTATAAG ATTCCGATCAAGTGGCCAAAAAGCAGAGATCAGGTATGGAGAGCAAATATACCTCATACACATCTTGCAACTGAGAAATCTGACCAAAACTGGATGGTAGTAAAAGGTGAAAAGATAGTTTTTCCCGGTGGCGGAACCCACTTCCATCGCGGCGCGGATAAATATATTGCATCAATTGCCAAT ATGCTCAACTTTCCAAACAATAATATAAACAACGGAGGAAGACTCCGCAATGTTTTCGATGTTGGCTGTGGTGTTGCAAGCTTTGGAGGATATCTTCTTTCTTCCGATGTAATGGCAATGTCATTAGCACCAAATGATGTTCATGAAAATCAAATCCAGTTTGCTTTAGAGAGAGGAATTCCAGCGTATCTTGGTGTCCTAGGGACGCTAAGACAACCTTACCCTAGTAGATCTTTTGAACTTGCCCATTGTTCACGCTGTAGAATTGATTGGCTTCAAAGAGACGGAATACTTCTTCTTGAACTGGATAGGTTACTCAGGCCAGGAGGCTACTTTGTTTACTCGTCTCCTGAAGCTTATGCTCAGGATGAAGAGGATAGAAGAATATGGAGAGAAATGAGTGCTCTTGTTGGGCGGATGTGTTGGAAAGTAGCTGCTAAGAAGAACCAGACTGTCATATGGGTCAAGCCTCTCACAAATGATTGTTATTTAAAAAGAGAGCCTGATACACAACCTCCACTCTGCAGTTCTGATGATGATCCTGATGCTGTTTGGGGAATTAAAATGAAAGCTTGCATCTCACGTTATTCTGATC AGGTGCATAAAGCAAGAGGAAGCGGTTTGTCTCCTTGGCCGGCTCGATTAACTTCTCCACCTCCTCGTCTTGCCGACTTTAACTATTCTAGTGAAATGTTTGAAAAGGACATG GACATTTGGCAACAAAGAGTTAGTAATTACTGGAAACTAATAGGCAATAAAATAAAGCACGACACAATTCGGAACGTGATGGACATGAAGGCAAATTTGGGTTCTTTCGCTGCTGCTTTGAAGGACAAAGGTGTTTGGGTTATGAATGTGGTGCCTGAAAATGGGCCAAACACGCTCAAGATCATATATGACAGAGGGCTGTTGGGAACACTTCACAACTG GTGTGAAGCATTTTCAACGTACCCTCGTACTTATGATCTACTCCATGCGTGGACTATATTTTCTGATATCATTGAGAAAGAATGCAGTGTACAGGATTTATTGATCGAGATGGATAGAATACTGAGGCCAAAAGGTTTCATAATTATCCGTGATAAGCGATCAGTAGTGTTGTATATAAAGAAGTTCTTGCCAGCATTGCACTGGGATGCAGTGACCAAATCTAATGTTGAGCACGATTCAGATAAAGGTGAAGATGATGCAGTGTTAATAATTCAGAAGAAGATGTGGCTTACAAGCGAGAGCGTCCGGGTTTCAGAAAATTAA
- the LOC123907859 gene encoding dolichyl-diphosphooligosaccharide--protein glycosyltransferase subunit 2-like isoform X2: MATTAVGAAFLLLLLLPFSISIPQPISDSHRSAASNLFNQISPSLEDAYEALRVFEILAIEKKPLDTADTCKKVLENLGSSSPLKDVFYALKVNGILKCNIDGTIFKDIASRLKATLHDASTLLDIYYSVGSLVLIKDQASDVDVLLTDANGIFHSIKALSQSDGRWRYSSDNPESSTYASGLALEGLSGVISLASSEIDQSKVSIVKNGIVKLFDSIEKYDDGAFYFDEKFVRGSEPQGSLSTTSSVVRGVNAFAAVTSGKINLPGDTILGLAKFFLSIGIPGDAKDFFNQVESLSFLDSNRISIPLILSLPETVYSLTKKGQFKVKVSTVFGSAAPPLTVKLVRAFSTGAKDSAIIDSKELQYNQESGFHFLDSFPKNVDVGTYVFVLEIVLHDSESENVYATGGQIHVPIYVIGVIKVGNAEIAVLDSDLGNVETHNTLDLSGNDIVSLSANHLQKLRLSFQLETPNGRVFKPHQAFLKLHHETKIEHIFLVGNTGKKFEIIFDFLGLVEKLFYLSGKYDIELTVGDAVMENSFSRLLGHVELDLPEAPEKAARPPLPPVDPYSRYGPNAEINHIFRAPEKRPPQKLSLVFLGLILLPFIGFLVGLLRLGVNLKNFPGSTVPATFATLFHLGLAAVLLLYVLFWLKLDLFTTLKTLGLLGVFTMFFGHRILSYLALTSTKLKSA; encoded by the exons ATGGCCACAACCGCAGTAGGAGCAGCATTTCTCCTGCTGCTACTTCTCCCATTCTCCATCTCCATCCCTCAACCAATCTCCGATTCTCACCGATCCGCCGCTTCCAATCtcttcaatcaaatctctcCAAG TTTAGAAGATGCGTATGAGGCACTGAGAGTTTTTGAGATTCTCGCTATTGAGAAGAAGCCTCTTGATACCGCAGACACTTGTAAAAAAGTGTTGGAAAATCTAGGCTCTTCTTCCCCTCTTAAGGATGTGTTCTATGCGTTGAAAGTTAATGGCATATTAAAATGCAATATTGATGGCACAATTTTCAAG GATATTGCCTCAAGACTTAAAGCCACTCTCCATGATGCAAGTACTTTGCTTGACATATACTACTCAGTTGGAAGTTTGGTTCTTATAAAG GATCAGGCTTCTGATGTTGACGTTCTTCTTACTGATGCTAATGGCATTTTTCATTCAATTAAG GCTCTAAGCCAAAGTGATGGAAGATGGCGCTACAGCTCCGATAATCCAGAGTCTAGTACCTATGCTTCCG GATTAGCTCTTGAAGGTCTTTCTGGAGTGATTTCACTAGCATCTTCTGAAATTGATCAGAGTAAG GTCAGTATAGTAAAAAATGGTATTGTGAAGCTTTTTGACAGCATTGAGAAGTATG ATGATGGAGCATTTTATTTTGATGAGAAATTTGTTAGAGGATCTGAGCCTCAAGGTTCTCTTTCTACAACCTCTTCTGTTGTTCGAGGGGTTAATGCGTTTGCTGCAGTAACTTCTGGGAAAATAAAT CTTCCAGGGGATACAATATTGGGTTTAGCAAAATTTTTCCTCAGCATTGGAATCCCAGGAGATGCCAAGGACTTCTTCAATCAAGTTGAATCATTATCCTTTTTAGATAGCAACAG GATTTCCATTCCATTGATATTGTCACTTCCCGAAACAGTATATTCGTTGACCAAGAAAGGCCAGTTTAAG GTCAAGGTCAGTACGGTGTTTGGTTCAGCTGCACCTCCTCTAACAGTTAAGCTTGTTCGAGCTTTTAGCACTGGTGCAAAAGATTCAGCTATTATTGACAGCAAG GAGCTTCAGTATAACCAAGAAAGTGGATTTCATTTCTTGGATTCTTTCCCAAAAAATGTTGATGTGGGGacatatgtttttgttttggag ATTGTGCTACATGATTCTGAAAGTGAAAACGTCTATGCTACTGGAGGCCAAATTCATGTGCCAATATATGTCATCGGCGTTATTAAAGTTGGCAATGCAGAAATTGCAGTTCTGGACAGTGATCTTGGAAATGTTGAAACCCATAACAC GCTAGATTTGTCTGGAAATGATATTGTTTCACTCTCGGCAAACCACCTTCAGAAGTTGAGACTGTCTTTCCAATTAGAAACTCCTAATGGTCGTGTTTTTAAGCCTCATCAG GCATTTTTAAAGTTGCACCATGAAACTAAGATTGAACACATCTTTTTGGTTGGAAATACTGGAAAGAAGTTTGAGATAATTTTT GATTTTCTTGGCTTGGTGGAAAAACTTTTTTATCTCTCTGGCAAATATGACATTGAGCTGACTGTTGGTGATGCTGTCATG GAGAACTCTTTCTCACGACTTCTGGGCCATGTCGAATTAGATCTTCCAGAAGCTCCTGAGAAAGCAGCGCGTCCTCCTCTACCACCTGTTGATCCTTACTCAAGATATGGTCCCAATGCGGAGATTAACCACATATTCAGGGCTCCTGAAAAGCGACCACCCCAAAAACTTTCTCTCGTGTTTTTGGGTTTGATCCTTTTGCCATTCATTGGCTTTTTGGTCGGC TTGTTACGATTGGGAGTGAACTTGAAGAATTTCCCTGGTTCAACAGTACCTGCTACATTTGCCACCCTTTTCCATCTTGGTCTTGCTGCAGTTCTGTTGCTTTATGTGCTTTTCTGGTTGAAG CTGGACCTATTTACCACACTCAAAACACTTGGTCTTTTGGGAGTTTTTACAATGTTTTTTGGACACAGGATTCTTTCCTATCTTGCTTTAACATCGACCAAATTGAAATCTGCATGA
- the LOC123884389 gene encoding probable methyltransferase PMT3 isoform X1: MARMARGRADGNPRKRLVTTVLVLFIVGGLVYLYSRNSGSSSSIEYTSKSLNTGEEESAVPKTIPVCDDRHSELIPCLDRNLIYQTRLKLDLTLMEHYERHCPMPERRYNCLIPPPPGYKIPIKWPKSRDQVWRANIPHTHLATEKSDQNWMVVKGEKIVFPGGGTHFHRGADKYIASIANMLNFPNNNINNGGRLRNVFDVGCGVASFGGYLLSSDVMAMSLAPNDVHENQIQFALERGIPAYLGVLGTLRQPYPSRSFELAHCSRCRIDWLQRDGILLLELDRLLRPGGYFVYSSPEAYAQDEEDRRIWREMSALVGRMCWKVAAKKNQTVIWVKPLTNDCYLKREPDTQPPLCSSDDDPDAVWGIKMKACISRYSDQVHKARGSGLSPWPARLTSPPPRLADFNYSSEMFEKDMDIWQQRVSNYWKLIGNKIKHDTIRNVMDMKANLGSFAAALKDKGVWVMNVVPENGPNTLKIIYDRGLLGTLHNWCEAFSTYPRTYDLLHAWTIFSDIIEKECSVQDLLIEMDRILRPKGFIIIRDKRSVVLYIKKFLPALHWDAVTKSNVEHDSDKGEDDAVLIIQKKMWLTSESVRVSEN, encoded by the exons A TGGCAAGAATGGCTAGAGGAAGAGCAGATGGGAACCCAAGAAAGCGATTGGTCACAACCGTGTTGGTTTTATTCATTGTTGGTGGTTTAGTTTACCTGTATTCTCGAAATAGTGGTTCATCATCTTCCATTGAGTACACTAGTAAATCATTAAATACTGGAGAAGAGGAAAGTGCTGTACCGAAGACCATTCCC GTTTGTGATGATCGACACTCAGAGCTGATTCCCTGTCTAGACAGAAATCTCATATACCAAACAAGATTGAAGCTTGATCTGACTTTGATGGAACATTATGAGCGACACTGTCCAATGCCTGAGAGGCGTTATAATTGCTTGATTCCCCCTCCTCCAGGGTATAAG ATTCCGATCAAGTGGCCAAAAAGCAGAGATCAGGTATGGAGAGCAAATATACCTCATACACATCTTGCAACTGAGAAATCTGACCAAAACTGGATGGTAGTAAAAGGTGAAAAGATAGTTTTTCCCGGTGGCGGAACCCACTTCCATCGCGGCGCGGATAAATATATTGCATCAATTGCCAAT ATGCTCAACTTTCCAAACAATAATATAAACAACGGAGGAAGACTCCGCAATGTTTTCGATGTTGGCTGTGGTGTTGCAAGCTTTGGAGGATATCTTCTTTCTTCCGATGTAATGGCAATGTCATTAGCACCAAATGATGTTCATGAAAATCAAATCCAGTTTGCTTTAGAGAGAGGAATTCCAGCGTATCTTGGTGTCCTAGGGACGCTAAGACAACCTTACCCTAGTAGATCTTTTGAACTTGCCCATTGTTCACGCTGTAGAATTGATTGGCTTCAAAGAGACGGAATACTTCTTCTTGAACTGGATAGGTTACTCAGGCCAGGAGGCTACTTTGTTTACTCGTCTCCTGAAGCTTATGCTCAGGATGAAGAGGATAGAAGAATATGGAGAGAAATGAGTGCTCTTGTTGGGCGGATGTGTTGGAAAGTAGCTGCTAAGAAGAACCAGACTGTCATATGGGTCAAGCCTCTCACAAATGATTGTTATTTAAAAAGAGAGCCTGATACACAACCTCCACTCTGCAGTTCTGATGATGATCCTGATGCTGTTTGGGGAATTAAAATGAAAGCTTGCATCTCACGTTATTCTGATC AGGTGCATAAAGCAAGAGGAAGCGGTTTGTCTCCTTGGCCGGCTCGATTAACTTCTCCACCTCCTCGTCTTGCCGACTTTAACTATTCTAGTGAAATGTTTGAAAAGGACATG GACATTTGGCAACAAAGAGTTAGTAATTACTGGAAACTAATAGGCAATAAAATAAAGCACGACACAATTCGGAACGTGATGGACATGAAGGCAAATTTGGGTTCTTTCGCTGCTGCTTTGAAGGACAAAGGTGTTTGGGTTATGAATGTGGTGCCTGAAAATGGGCCAAACACGCTCAAGATCATATATGACAGAGGGCTGTTGGGAACACTTCACAACTG GTGTGAAGCATTTTCAACGTACCCTCGTACTTATGATCTACTCCATGCGTGGACTATATTTTCTGATATCATTGAGAAAGAATGCAGTGTACAGGATTTATTGATCGAGATGGATAGAATACTGAGGCCAAAAGGTTTCATAATTATCCGTGATAAGCGATCAGTAGTGTTGTATATAAAGAAGTTCTTGCCAGCATTGCACTGGGATGCAGTGACCAAATCTAATGTTGAGCACGATTCAGATAAAGGTGAAGATGATGCAGTGTTAATAATTCAGAAGAAGATGTGGCTTACAAGCGAGAGCGTCCGGGTTTCAGAAAATTAA